One Pseudorasbora parva isolate DD20220531a chromosome 8, ASM2467924v1, whole genome shotgun sequence DNA window includes the following coding sequences:
- the LOC137084732 gene encoding POU domain class 2-associating factor 1 isoform X1 produces MGKSLSETPASKPYQGVRVKDPVKELLRRKRGNAARTTPPSAAMVPNNTLQSYTHAGTSSFVEANQSGFNDSLVDISGLCTGWIAQTTSTSALQPVSHWTPPDYQHQETTIPSHTDMYVQPICPSYTVVGPSPMLTFAHTPLFTNLATVSTSSSSLPSVEIPDSSLTYIPWAQPLSTISSTVMQAPSVQAALSASQLFPVPLTLPVISPEPEPQQVEPSQAPEGTLALEKLLEDDEGHKEPYICNSSLFSEDI; encoded by the exons ATGggaaaat CACTGTCAGAGACTCCTGCATCCAAGCCATATCAGGGAGTGAGAGTCAAAGACCCTGTGAAGGAGCTGctgcggagaaaaagaggaaatGCTGCCAGAACAACACCCCCCAGCGCA GCAATGGTTCCCAACAACACTTTGCAGTCATACACACATGCTG GGACTTCTAGCTTTGTAGAAGCCAACCAGAGTGGCTTTAATGATTCATTAGTGGATATCAGTGGGCTTTGCACAGGATGGATTGCCCAGACCACCAGCACATCTGCTCTCCAGCCTGTGAGCCACTGGACTCCTCCAGACTACCAACACCAAGAAACTACCATCCCATCTCACACTGATATGTACGTCCAGCCGATCTGTCCTAGTTACACTGTGGTGGGCCCTTCCCCCATGCTGACGTTTGCGCACACACCTCTCTTCACCAACCTTGCG ACCGTGAGCACTTCCAGCTCATCCCTGCCTTCGGTGGAGATCCCAGACTCCTCCTTGACATATATTCCTTGGGCTCAGCCTTTATCCACCATCTCCAGCACAGTCATGCAGGCCCCCTCTGTGCAAGCGGCCCTGTCAGCCTCCCAGCTCTTCCCAGTGCCTCTGACCTTGCCAGTAATCTCTCCAGAACCTGAGCCTCAGCAGGTGGAGCCATCCCAGGCCCCAGAGGGCACTTTGGCCCTTGAGAAACTGTTAGAAGACGATGAGGGCCACAAAGAACCCTACATCTGCAACTCCTCACTGTTTTCAgaagacatttaa
- the LOC137084732 gene encoding POU domain class 2-associating factor 1 isoform X2: MVPNNTLQSYTHAGTSSFVEANQSGFNDSLVDISGLCTGWIAQTTSTSALQPVSHWTPPDYQHQETTIPSHTDMYVQPICPSYTVVGPSPMLTFAHTPLFTNLATVSTSSSSLPSVEIPDSSLTYIPWAQPLSTISSTVMQAPSVQAALSASQLFPVPLTLPVISPEPEPQQVEPSQAPEGTLALEKLLEDDEGHKEPYICNSSLFSEDI; encoded by the exons ATGGTTCCCAACAACACTTTGCAGTCATACACACATGCTG GGACTTCTAGCTTTGTAGAAGCCAACCAGAGTGGCTTTAATGATTCATTAGTGGATATCAGTGGGCTTTGCACAGGATGGATTGCCCAGACCACCAGCACATCTGCTCTCCAGCCTGTGAGCCACTGGACTCCTCCAGACTACCAACACCAAGAAACTACCATCCCATCTCACACTGATATGTACGTCCAGCCGATCTGTCCTAGTTACACTGTGGTGGGCCCTTCCCCCATGCTGACGTTTGCGCACACACCTCTCTTCACCAACCTTGCG ACCGTGAGCACTTCCAGCTCATCCCTGCCTTCGGTGGAGATCCCAGACTCCTCCTTGACATATATTCCTTGGGCTCAGCCTTTATCCACCATCTCCAGCACAGTCATGCAGGCCCCCTCTGTGCAAGCGGCCCTGTCAGCCTCCCAGCTCTTCCCAGTGCCTCTGACCTTGCCAGTAATCTCTCCAGAACCTGAGCCTCAGCAGGTGGAGCCATCCCAGGCCCCAGAGGGCACTTTGGCCCTTGAGAAACTGTTAGAAGACGATGAGGGCCACAAAGAACCCTACATCTGCAACTCCTCACTGTTTTCAgaagacatttaa